One segment of Antennarius striatus isolate MH-2024 chromosome 5, ASM4005453v1, whole genome shotgun sequence DNA contains the following:
- the fmoda gene encoding fibromodulin a has translation MTVMMRTEIVFLLSTLCALSTSREPDPLGWLYRRSPGHQYESLQAETTGWTCPEECDCPPSFPVAMYCDGRGLTAMPNIPSRMKYLYLQNNAISAISDSALSNATNLVWLMLHHNQLTSDAIGEKAFLGLNGLQRLYLQHNSLTRIPTSLPRSLRDLRINHNKIEKVTPDDLEGMDDLTMLYLHDNAVSDLGRSLAPLKSLTMLDLSSNKLTKIPDGLPEHVNQLYVEYNSIESLPENFLSHFSQLQYVRMAHNQLMDLGVPTNTFNVTGLVELDLSFNKLERIPPVSTSLQHLYLQGNYIKEFTLGSFCSTIDPTSFSKLRTLRLDGNEITRKDIPPEAYQCLRLVPTIDI, from the exons ATGACTGTGATGATGCGTACAGAGATTGTCTTCCTCTTGTCTACCTTGTGTGCACTCTCTACTTCACGTGAGCCGGATCCCTTGGGCTGGCTGTACCGGCGAAGCCCAGGACACCAATATGAATCCCTGCAGGCGGAAACCACAGggtggacatgtccagaggagtgCGACTGCCCCCCTTCCTTCCCCGTGGCCATGTACTGTGATGGGCGGGGCCTGACAGCCATGCCAAACATCCCCTCCCGTATGAAATACTTGTACCTCCAAAATAATGCCATCTCTGCCATTTCTGATTCAGCTCTGAGCAATGCAACCAATCTGGTGTGGCTCATGCTGCACCACAACCAGCTGACGTCTGACGCCATTGGTGAGAAG GCATTCCTGGGTTTGAACGGACTGCAGCGTTTATACCTCCAACACAACAGTCTGACTAGGATTCCTACAAGCCTCCCTCGCAGCCTGAGAGACCTGAGAATCAACCACAACAAAATAGAAAAG GTAACGCCTGATGACCTGGAGGGAATGGATGACCTCACTATGCTGTATCTCCATGACAACGCTGTGTCAGACCTGGGCAGATCTCTGGCACCACTGAAATCCCTCACAATGCTGGATCTCAGCAGCAACAAGTTGACAAAG ATCCCAGATGGACTTCCTGAACATGTGAACCAGCTCTACGTGGAGTACAACTCCATCGAATCGCTACCAGAGAACTTCCTGAGCCACTTCTCTCAGCTGCAGTACGTGAGGATGGCCCACAACCAGCTGATGGACCTGGGTGTCCCCACCAACACCTTTAATGTGACTGGGCTGGTGGAACTGGACCTGAGCTTCAATAAACTGGAGAGAATCCCCCCAGTCAGCACCTCACTACAGCATCTCTATCTGCAAGGCAATTACATTAaag AGTTCACTCTGGGTAGTTTCTGCAGCACCATAGATCCGACCAGCTTCTCCAAACTGCGGACACTACGACTGGATGGAAACGAGATCACCCGCAAGGATATCCCTCCAGAGGCATACCAGTGTCTGCGCCTGGTTCCCACCATTGATATCTAA
- the LOC137595316 gene encoding sodium- and chloride-dependent neutral and basic amino acid transporter B(0+)-like — translation MRGFKWSNLKDLIFSNSAVVGQDPHVDDGDENPERGNWANKKEYILSTIGYAVGLGNIWRFPYLAYENGGGAFLIPYFLMLVVTGIPLFFMESAFGQFCSQGPINVWRAAPIMQGVGVAMVTVTLIVSVYYNVIIGYSLYYMFASFQSPLPWTSCLPSADSGCNNMTTVFCNISGVLMANWTQENGTCPSSDIITVPVNSPSEQYWDNVALQRSSGLDETGPVVWHLALCLLLSSILVAAALIKGIKSSGKVVYFTATFPYVVILILLIRGLTLDGARDGIEFYIGSQSNLTKLTEAQVWKDAATQTFYSLSIGWGGVMTLASYNNFHNNVFKDSFIVSITNAGTSVVAGFAIFSILGHMAKIYNMPVGKVVKEGFGLAFIAYPDALSKLPIAPLWSILFFFMLLTVGLDSQFAGIEVIITCLLDAFPKTFKSKRASLTIGTCFALYILGLPCVTRAGIYWVTIIDQFVATWVLLVLVLLEIIGISYIYGGNRFIKDIEMMLGNKSFMFWLWWRACWFFLSPCILVVILIWSLLTFTPPSYGKIQFPAWGLALGWCMAIFVVLWIPVIAAYKLKRSRGNFWMRLKSLCSPTEEWHPYLDVHRGQRYSEERCRYRAKHKNTPQVNVNVISNSWL, via the exons ATGAGAGGATTTAAGTGGAGCAATTTGAAAGATTTGATTTTCAGCAACTCTGCTGTTGTCGGCCAG GACCCACATGTGGATGATGGCGACGAGAATCCTGAACGTGGGAACTGGGCCAACAAAAAAGAGTACATCCTCTCGACAATCGGTTACGCCGTTGGACTAGGAAATATCTGGAGGTTTCCTTATCTGGCCTATGAGAATGGAGGGG GTGCTTTCCTCATTCCTTACTTTTTGATGTTGGTGGTGACTGGAATTCCTCTCTTCTTCATGGAGAGTGCCTTCGGTCAGTTTTGCAGCCAAGGGCCAATTAATGTATGGAGGGCAGCACCAATAATGCAGG GTGTTGgcgttgccatggttacagtGACTCTAATAGTATCAGTTTACTATAATGTCATTATTGGCTACAGCCTATATTACATGTTCGCCTCATTCCAGTCTCCTCTGCCATGGACCAGCTGCCTCCCTTCAGCTGACAGTGGCTGCAACAACATGACTACAG TGTTTTGCAACATAAGTGGGGTTTTAATGGCCAACTGGACTCAGGAAAACGGAACCTGTCCTTCTTCCGACATCATAACAGTTCCGGTGAACAGCCCAAGTGAACAGTACTGGGA TAACGTGGCTCTGCAGAGATCCAGTGGTCTTGATGAAACTGGACCAGTAGTTTGGCACCTTGCCCTCTGTCTGCTACTGAGCTCGATACTTGTTGCTGCAGCGCTTATTAAAGGCATCAAGTCCTCAGGCAAA GTTGTGTATTTTACAGCGACCTTTCCTTATGTGGTGATCCTGATCCTGCTGATCAGAGGTTTAACACTAGATGGCGCTAGAGACGGGATAGAGTTCTACATCGGTTCCCAATCCAATTTGACCAAACTGACAGAAGCACAG gtgTGGAAAGACGCAGCCACCCAGACCTTCTACTCCCTCTCTATTGGCTGGGGTGGAGTCATGACTCTTGCTTCCTATAATAACTTCCACAACAATGTGTTCAAGGACTCCTTTATTGTGTCGATTACTAATGCTG GTACCAGTGTGGTTGCGGGGTTTGCTATATTTTCCATCCTGGGTCACATGGCTAAAATCTACAACATGCCAGTTGGAAAAGTAGTGAAGGAAG GGTTTGGCCTTGCATTCATTGCATATCCAGATGCTCTATCGAAGCTTCCCATTGCACCTCTGTGgtccattttgtttttcttcatgctTCTTACTGTTGGTCTGGACTCTCAATTTGCTGGAATTG AGGTGATCATCACCTGCCTGCTTGATGCCTTCCCTAAAACCTTCAAATCCAAACGTGCTTCATTAACAATAGGAACCTGTTTTGCCCTCTACATCCTGGGCCTACCATGCGTCACAAGG GCAGGAATATATTGGGTGACTATTATCGACCAGTTTGTTGCTACCTGGGTGCTGCTAGTTTTGGTTCTCTTGGAGATCATTGGTATCAGCTACATATATG GAGGAAACCGTTTTATTAAAGACATTGAGATGATGCTTGGAAATAAAAGTTTCATGTTCTGGCTGTGGTGGAGAGCATGTTGGTTTTTCCTCAGCCCCTGCATCCTAGTG GTGATCCTGATTTGGTCTCTGCTGACCttcacaccaccatcctatggaAAAATCCAGTTCCCAGCCTGGGGATTGGCTCTTGGCTGGTGCATGGCCATATTTGTAGTCCTCTGGATACCTGTTATCGCAGCGTACAAACTGAAGAGATCAAGGGGAAACTTCTGGATG CGCCTGAAGTCATTGTGCTCTCCAACTGAAGAATGGCATCCCTACTTGGACGTCCACCGAGGACAACGCTACTCTGAAGAACGCTGTCGCTACAGGGcgaaacataaaaacacaccacaagtcaatgtaaatgtaatttctaATTCATGGCTCTGA